The window GATTTCTGGTTAGCAAGTTGGTGACCACCATCCTAGGACCAGGAAGCTCAAAATGGTAGCCCATCTTAAGGAGAGTGCTGTTGGCCTTCAGGAGCCTCGATATCTCCATTTCTGCGTGGTGGCCCAGCATGTGCCTTTGGTTATGGAAGCGGAGCTCCGTTAATGTTTCGTTAAACTGGAGACACCTCATGATGGCCACAATGCCTTTGCCCGTAATAAAATTGGACTCGATATTGAGAGTAGTGATGCTTCTATTTTCCCGTAGCATGTTGGCCAAGGCGAAGGCGACGCTCTCATCCGCACCCACGTTGGCTAAACTAAATGTTTTGATGTGCTTATTTTTCTTCATGGCATTAACAAAGTCCAATAGCATCTCTTTGGGGATGTTTTCAATGTTATTCAGATTGAGTTCTTTCATTTCCGGATCATTTTTGCGCACTCGCCTCAAACTTTCATCAAGATTCGTCTGGTTTCCCGAAGGTCTGGCGCTCACTTTCATAAAACTGGTATCCAGAGCCAATTTCTTGGGATCCAATTTTGAGATTTTGTTTTCGCTTTTTTCTAGGGATATGGGGCTCTCTTTTGCCTCTGCGAAGAGTTTTGTCAGTAACTttaaactgtttttattttcttctctctgtttttctctggcgttcttttcctcctcctctttcatttttctgtccTCCTCTTCTCCCGCATCCTCTGcatcttcattttcatcatcttcatcaccgctttcatcctcctcctcctcaccttcatcttcctcttcacttccatcatcatcttttttttcttgaatctttttgGTGTTATTTGACTTGGGTtccttcttctcattttctttactgAGTTTTGTCATTAAAGCCCCGGGCGCATGTGTATTGTCCTTGTCTGTTTCTTCATGAACATCTGCGGTGTTTTCCTGTAAGAGAAATGATTAAacactaaaatataatttcttgtataaTACAAGAAATTTATTCTATCTCAATGCCTAGCACAATGTCTGTCACGCAATAGgaacataataaacatttgttaatttaATGACTTTATTCTTCCTAGGTTCTTTCAAAAATAACATTGCATTCACTCTAAATCACCAAAACAATTGGAGTCTTctgttttaaaaacagaattataaaTCTGCATAGTAGCAAAATGGAAGTCTTTCCGTAGGTGTTCCTGTATTTAAAAACATGTCTGtagggcagcaaggtggtacagtggatagagcaccagccctggagtcaggagaatctgagttcaaatctgatctcagacacttaacacttcctagctggaagtgtgaccctgagcaaagtcacttaactgggattgcctcaacaaaaacaaaaacaaaaacaaaaacaaacaaaataaaatgtcgGTTCttcataataatcatataaaaatgtactCTTAAAATGACttgcaaatgttaaagtgctATATTCTCTTAAGTGTcagttattattctcatttttttccaacggaattcagatagaaataaatagaaatagaaataaataaaaacaaattgctatcttgccttttctcttttatgttttgtGGTCTGTCCAGATAGctcaaagcagaattgaattagcccaaagaaaatgcaaaatatgcaaaattagagaagctaccccaaatgttcatatgaactatttgtgtctgacctgtggcagagcattctgagtttGTATTATCCGATCACCCAAAGTCAGACAcagtaacttgattctaacatagtgatgtcattttggtcttcgaAGACAAAGACCACCATCTGTCTAGATGgataaaatattatgttattcaTAGATTTAAACCCAGAAGTAACTTTTAGAGATCCTCATTTTAAGGCTGAGGAAATTCCAACCATATGAAAAGTCTCATGAGTAATATGAGAGGTAGGGCTTGAgccccaatattttattttattttttgtgaatgGATATTTTTtatgcatggatattttttcaccattaacccttgcaaaacgttgtcttccaaattttctcccctttccctccacccattccccacatggcaagtaatccaatatatgttaaacatgttaaaaatatatgttaaatccaagaaatgtatacatatttatacaattatctttatataatttatacaattatctttctgcccaagaaaaatcagatcaaaaagggggaaaaatgagaaagaaaattaaatgcaagcaaacaacaacaaaaagagtgaaaatgctatgttgtgatccacacttggaACTgatatgaatcatctcattgctgaagagtctgtcaaaattgatcattgtataatcttgttgtttctgtgtacaataatctcctgtgAACcccaatactttaaaaatcaatattctttctattgtgCTGCAGTCTTCCACCAAAGCTAAAACTATGATTCTTCAGAAACATCTTAATTTCTATCTctacatttaaattaaatttttagacACTAcactgttgttttttaaatagtataacATATGTGTCAATTTCTGAATGCAATCAATTCCTGGCCATCCAGATTTATGAAAATCGACTTGATTCTTCCTTGCTGACTATCTCCAGTTCAATTCCTCAATGAAGGTTCAATGGAAGGAGTTAGGGAGAGGCAGATCAAAGccataaaagaaatagaaatagcaccagataataatagtatttgtaAATAATTGATTAGGATGAGAGAGGACCGGTTTCCTTCTTTATAGCAGTGTAATATATCATAAAGAGCAAAAGTTTGAGTTCAAACATAGGTTTGAACCTTGACTTTGCTACCTACAGCTTATATTATCTTGAGCAAGATATATAATAGCCCTGGGTTTCAGGTTCCACAGTGAAGGGGTTAAACTAAAGGTCCTCCCGGATTTTCCAGATCTAAAACCTTTGAAATATTAAACATGACGTTAATAGGGTTGATATTTTTGAACAATGAACTAAGAATCCCTTTCCTGTGCAATATATCAAATAttcacaatttttaaataaaagataatccATGATCCTGACCTCATCTAGGTGAGAGTTTGAAATGACATTTGGTCACATTTTATTGGCTCCAGCAGGGGGTGCTGTTAGTCAAGTTGTTTAAATTGTGATgagaaacttttatttatttttttaaatccagaagAGCATTTGTGAGGGTTTGGGGACAAAATTGGCCGCTAGCTCCTGGACCACGAATGGTCAAAGTGTATACAAAGTCCTGTTACAGCATGTAATGCGACCTGGGGCCATGTTTGTCTTGGAAAAGTCACGCTGTGGAACTCATTGAATATAAAGTGTGTACTCCACTCACTAGGAAACCATTTACAATCATCTTGAGTTACAAGCGGCCTGATCACAGGGTCACAAGGTGTATCTGTGTCTGCTAGTGAAAGTCTAAGTTACTTTAGCTGAGGATCTTTTCATTAATTCAGTCAATCAATATGTCACCTAGGAAACAAATCTTTGGACTCAGCAAGTAAAT of the Sarcophilus harrisii chromosome 1, mSarHar1.11, whole genome shotgun sequence genome contains:
- the LMOD3 gene encoding leiomodin-3, whose translation is MSEHSKNSDQDESLGEDIDEDEILANLSPEELRELQSEMEVMAPDPRLPVGMIQKDQTEKPPTGNFDHRSLVDYMYWQKASRRMLEDERVPITFESSKENTADVHEETDKDNTHAPGALMTKLSKENEKKEPKSNNTKKIQEKKDDDGSEEEDEGEEEEDESGDEDDENEDAEDAGEEEDRKMKEEEEKNAREKQREENKNSLKLLTKLFAEAKESPISLEKSENKISKLDPKKLALDTSFMKVSARPSGNQTNLDESLRRVRKNDPEMKELNLNNIENIPKEMLLDFVNAMKKNKHIKTFSLANVGADESVAFALANMLRENRSITTLNIESNFITGKGIVAIMRCLQFNETLTELRFHNQRHMLGHHAEMEISRLLKANSTLLKMGYHFELPGPRMVVTNLLTRNQDKQRQKRQEEQKQQQLQEQKKLIAMLENGLGLPPGMWEMLGGPMPDPRMHELLQAPQMPGSQMPPFGLNRRNEISKKPGPPKPYRTDPDSFKVVKLKRIQRKSRMPPEAQEPAEKTNLKDVIKTLKPVPRIRPPPLVEITPRDQLLNDIRHSNVAYLKPVSMI